The Vanessa atalanta chromosome 6, ilVanAtal1.2, whole genome shotgun sequence region tttcgacattatctacgaatgtcttgttcacgagctcgatatcgagctccaccaaataaaaataaaaaacatggtaaatatcccgttttaaatactgttagtatagtatataagttcaaaatatagttttatatatacaaaataaggaGTAAcacaatttgtatttaatgagGTTAAtgcattgaatttaaatatttctacacAATTTAGTTTGTCGAGTACATACAAACAATAGACGTGCATTTGGCAACAGATCGCATCATTCGACCCACGATCTATGTACCATAGACAATAAGATATTAAAACCAATCAAAACAACCAACTGTACCTACTAGGGAGcccattgtttaaatattacgtaGGCAGGCGTCGGGAAATTCATAGTCTTAACAACATACCATTTTTGGAGACaattaaattgcaaaatatttttttctttaaattaacgGTTTTTCTTTACTTATTACAGGTAGAGCGAGGGTCTACTtggacattcaaaataaaaatgaaggtTTCATAAATTGCATGACATGCCGGTTATTTATTAGTCTATTTATAGCGTATTCCAATGGAAacaggaaaaaagataaacaaagcttagatttacgtatttcatgcgatttgctattaACCCAGcaatattgtgcactactaagagtatatgattaaagtatttttatttataatacaacactattgcacttaatttacttatttccactttaattttacttccaaaattccgataacagtttcgtcgacgttcaaagcgCCATTTTTTTCGCATAACTATagcgaatatcatagattaatcaagctctcgaccaattatatcgcgtcaatttgctgtcaaatgttatttttttggctttttcctgttatggttttCCAACCATAGAGTAtaggtaataattaaatcatacgAAATAAATGCTAGTAGTAGTTTATATACTTGCAAAAcgtcccggcttcacacgggtgcaatttattataaaagaaaattatatgatatatataattatttctgagCGCTATACTCAGAAATAATGTTGCATTCAACCAACGAATTTTAtctctttacaatatttttactagTAATGAAACTAACCTTAAATTCTTATAAACCAGTGGTGCATTCGTCTCTCCAAAAAGATGCTCAGCGGCATATAGGAACACATGATCTGCGTAACCTCCAGATCCTGAGCCGATATGGCTTTTCAAGCCTGATCCTTCAGAATCATCCCACGGCCAATCCAAATTGGAACCTTCATTTTCAGATAAGGATCTGCCACTGTTTTCCAGCATTTGTTCTAGTTCGACTGTAAACAaatgaaactatatttaaattctttatttataaagcaaaaatTCCACTCTTCACAAAAATCTTTATGCAGGACGAATTCATAGCAATTAAGTTTTATgtgtttcttaaattatatgaaactgCTAAGAAATTAGTTTAATCACATTAATACAAAATCGCATACACGACCCGCCGCGTCATTATTTCTGGTTTTGTATAGGTTGAAAAATTACGATGACTATTGAAGATGGCGGAGAAAAACATGCcgactttttttataacatataacaggatttttttatgttgaggAATGAGTACGAACTTTTCTTGAAGatttccaagtcgtatcggtatCAGAAAAACCGCCGGGAAAGCTtggtggttgtgcgaggcaaaaaATGCACAGGATTTGCAAACGGCCTACCTGAAGGAGTGGTTTCCACTGCTCATAGATGTTAACCCCGTAATCAattataaccattccttacctaaccaatgcgtcaccaaccttggaaacgaagatgttatgtaccttgtgcctgtagtaatgttggctcactcacccttcttaccagactacaacaatattaagtattgctgcttggcggtagaatatatgatgagtggatggtatctacccagacttgcacaaaaccgtACCAGCAAGTAAAGTGGGTGCTTTACTGGCGTGCGATGCGTAAACCCAATTTCTAACCGTGCGAAActagttttattcaaaattcaatttacCTCAGATGACGGACCCAAAGGCAAAGTCTTAATTATcaccaaatatattaattatcggCTTAAAAGCTTAAATGAAATATGCTAAGAAATTCTTGGCATGATTATAGTTATGGCTGTTTGGTGTAAATATTTCGGCAACAAGTTTgctaataaaatgatttaaattgaatattaaaatggtgaatattaaaatgatttaaatttatattgatagaTTAAAACCAAATTCATTACAgatctattattaaaatcaattggttgttttttaaatatattttataggctTAAGCTGTGTCCACCTGGAAAAAGAGAAGCACCTATTCAAACTCAATAGTAATTTCTTATTATCTCTTACTTGCAGTAATGACACAGTCCACATCATGGCAGCTCAACACTTCACTATAAAAATCTTCTCTAGACGCTTCGAGTTTCTTATCATAACAAGGCATGAAGGTGACGTGATACACTTCACTGGGATTCAGCTCACGCTTGTTAGCTAAGTACTGCTTCACTAGTGAACCCATTATCTGCTGTGGTGATTTAGTACTTGAAATGTAGGGTAAGATGAAGTTACCATGCGTCTTCTCCGCGTAACACACCCAACCTAATTggaagaaaaacaaatatagtttTACAAATCCACTATTTAATCATGTGTATTCTCAAGTTCATGTTTTGTAAACGTTTTTAAAAAGGTattctatttttgattttaatcccTTGCATCCTGgattaaattgctttaaaaaaaataaacgcgttttttactaaattaagtaacaagcattattaaattgtatcaaaatacATCAAATACGGCAATTCATTCACTTTTTAAATCAAAGTACCTGGACAAGAGCTAGCAAGCATTGGTAGTTGTTTAGCAGAAGGATCATGCTGGTGGTTTTGGTAACGCTGTAAGAACTCCTGCTGTGCTTCTAGCAGAGACAAGTCTTCAGCAACTGTCATATCTAACACCAAATCTGCTCCAAGACTTTTGAAATATCCTATAAAAGATTGATAAGAAACAGATTGTAGTATATGTTAAATGTTGAGACAcacaaatttgaaattcaatttcttATCATAGTTTGTAGGTCGAAGACTTGCATATATGATACTTATACTTGAATATAACTCATATTGAAAAGAAAGTTAAGCTGAATAAAATGgatatctgtaaaaaaaaaattttaactcaTCTATTCTATCACAACTAATTTCTGTctcttttacaataatttagcaatattgaactttacaataatttctatattaattaaaaaatttgccataagttttttattgcattattgcctgtttgtaaataatgattgaaagataatattattaatataaaaggcTTCAATTTTAAAGGTAAGACTGAAATAGAGCATTTCTAACTGTATCAAATTTTACCATCAGGCATGTTTGCAGACAAACCCATGcctactgattaaaaaaaaaaaacttcctttTTAACTTACCAACTAATTTTCGTGTTGCTTCTTCAGGGTCTAATTTATACCTGGCAGCTAAAGACAGTGTCGGCTGAGCAGATAATGATATAACAACCAATGTTACATCCCGTGTTACACCTTTAGTATCTGTATATTTTCTTTCAGAAAATactctgtaaaaataaaaaaaaaatacataaaagtgattgttaaaataaagttgtatattaaaaaaaatcaaacctaCTTCAAAAGTTCTTCCTGACTCTGTCTTGTTACAAGAACACTTTCAGCTGAAGTTATGCAGCCGCTACATGCCAGACAATCTGCAAGTGTTATTTCCACTTTCTGTAACTTCTGTTCCTGTCCAGTAGACAGGTCGAAATATCCATCTTcacctattttaatttttgcgcCTGTTTTGCTCTTAGTCTTTTCTATTTTCACTGGTTTTATACATtcctaaaaacaatataatttgaattaataagtGTTATATCTCCAAtcaatttattagatatattgcTAATTATAAGGTTAATAAGttaatggttattttaatattttaacaatagcctaatcaaaataaaaaatgttaacaactatgaagaataaataaatcttaatccCGTAGAGATGCAGATATATATTACTGATAAGATTTGAGAAGTGTCTTTGCGTTACGCTACAAAGCTtgtcttatattattaaaataattgatatagcTAATAGAACGAAAGGTTATA contains the following coding sequences:
- the LOC125064617 gene encoding probable cytosolic Fe-S cluster assembly factor GL21135 → MASRFSGALQLTDLDDFITPSQECIKPVKIEKTKSKTGAKIKIGEDGYFDLSTGQEQKLQKVEITLADCLACSGCITSAESVLVTRQSQEELLKVFSERKYTDTKGVTRDVTLVVISLSAQPTLSLAARYKLDPEEATRKLVGYFKSLGADLVLDMTVAEDLSLLEAQQEFLQRYQNHQHDPSAKQLPMLASSCPGWVCYAEKTHGNFILPYISSTKSPQQIMGSLVKQYLANKRELNPSEVYHVTFMPCYDKKLEASREDFYSEVLSCHDVDCVITAIELEQMLENSGRSLSENEGSNLDWPWDDSEGSGLKSHIGSGSGGYADHVFLYAAEHLFGETNAPLVYKNLRNPDFREVTLEKDGVEVLRFAIANGFRNIQNLVQKLKRGKSPYHYVEVMACPSGCLNGGAQVRPVRGESGRELVAQLQALYGRLPLARPAGSRLVKQLYADWLDGRDSDKSRALLHTAYHALEKNDIALNIKW